The sequence AAAAAGATTCCATAAATGGAAAAGCCCATCGTCGATGTGTAGTGTGTATATATTGATGAATCCCTAGTTCcagtgtttatttattttttttgtcgcAAAGAGTTGCAACTCGTAACCTTGTGTCGACAGCGAGACGAGACGAGACGTAGAATCAAATTTCTCGTTTGATTAACGATTTAGGTATGTATCATATGAATCCTGCAAGTGATTTGTATTCATAAGATCCTAATTAAGTTTAGTTTTCTCGACCTTTTCTTCAAGTTTCTGTCTAATTTTGTGTTCCAGGGTTTCCAATTGTTGTTCGATAATCAGAATATATGCTATTATTTTGTCAAATCTCTTATTTCACATGcgtacttgtatatatatgctaTTATTGCTTGATTTTCAGCTCATAATTTGTGTACATGAATGATCCAGTAGTGATTAATGTCAATCTCTTTCGGAATTCACcctttttgaatttttctttacatgtatatatatatgtttttggaTCAAGGTCTTAAACATCTGTGTGTCTGTATTGATTTTCTTAATATGTGCTTCTTCTATTATTTTCATTGTGTACCTGTTAACTCTATATGAATGTTTTTAGTACAACTGCTCCCAGAATTTACACATGACTTTTCCCAATATTGTCCGCAAGCACAATTGTGATTTTCTTATCAGACACTATGTCCTTATATGTTTCCAACTCATCATAAATCTAGAAAGTGGCTTAGTATCCTTTCCTGGTTAGTCATTGAGGATCGATTGTCGAATCAACTTGCAAACCCTATTGATGCCCTCATTCCTGGGTAGGTGTATCATAGAAGATATGACCTGTTTTGGAGATTCACTCTTTTCTGCTTTTATAAAGTTCTGTGATTTTTATTACTAagccttctctttctcttctgtTTTCCATATGCAGATACAGCTTGACATCACTTCTCAATGGAAGTTGTTACAAGACCAATTGAGAGCCAGTATTTTCTTGAGGCCAGAAAGGAAGCCATAGAAAGGTATCCTGGCACGTCTGCAGTGGAGGCGGAAGTCGAGTGCATGCTTACTCAGGCAAGACTTGCTCTcgatttgcaaagaagaaatgaaCGGAGAATTTTTATAGCGATATGGCCTGAGAAATATAATGCATTATCAGAAAACAAAGACCTGCAGATGGATGAAGAGGCCAACATTATAACTTTAACTGGCCTCAGAATCTTTCCCGACGTAGGAGAACAAGGTGGAGAGACCACTGTTGGCACCCTTGAAGTCCACGCAAACGGGTTCTTCTATAAAACCTCCAATCCAGATTTCCATTTTCAGTTCTTGTACAGAGGTGTAAACAAAGCTTTCTTTCAAGTTGAAGATGAGAAGAGGCTGCCTCTCTTGCACTTCCATTTGTATGACCCCATCAAGGTGGGTGCAGAAATGAGGCAGAATATCCAATTGCATTTGGTGCAGACCCCTATGGGACAGAGGAATGATTCAGGTAAGTTTGAGGACGAGAAACAAGGGCTCGTAGTGAAGATCTAAAGAACTTTGTCCGCGATgtccaaaaaaaatggaaatacaTACCTGTATTCCACTGTTATCCGTTTTCTGGTGCTGAGATTCATAAGAGGTatgaatttcaaggaaatcttccCTCCAAGGAAACAACCGTCTTTGCCGTGACTTCTACTGCGCTAGTTGGGCTTGTAGATGCACCTTTCGTTGTGGTCAACCTAAACGAGATCGAGATTGTTTATCTGAGGCTTAAACCTGCGGGAACAGATATGACTATTGTTTTTCAGGACTTCAAGCGTGATCCGATTCAAATCAACTCAATTCCCATAGACGCTCTCGAACGCATAAAAAGCCGCTTTAACTTAGCCTGTGTGAACTACTATAAGATTAGTGTTGATTTAGACTGGGGTTCCATAGTGAAAGAGATAGCAGATTCTCCACGGAAGATCTTTGTTGATCGTGACGGAAAATTTTATGATCTTGAGAactttaaagctgcaaacaaccgCCCTGAAGTATATTTTGCCAATCAGATGAAGCTGAAGTAAGTTACACAATTGAGTACCGAGTACTGAGAGGAGCAATGAACCAggttgagaagaagaggagagCGAAGCAGGAGAAGTCGAGTTTGGACAAAGCAGTCACGGGAACCACACAATTATATTTGCTGCTGCTTCAAGTTTATATTTTGTTTAAACAAACTCGTTGCTTTTGTTAATGACATCTATCTATGCACAGGGGAGTGttaggcttagtcctatgggctagatatctagttgctagattggccatccacgtcagcatgggcaacctcctaagttctatgggatggccaatctagcagctagattagcagcgagaccaccatataacgccgaaccgttcggcgctcagtgctgaacggttcagcgctttaaatctcagccgttagatcagaaCATTTTCTCCCAGTGCTGAATGGTTCGACGTTTAGACCATTTTTTGAGCGCTGAACGGCTCAgcatttcaatctcgctgatagttagACTGCGAGCACttgttaggagagagaactatcaactatcagtgttaatttttttcccacacttttttcttgatttgcaacattttttggccaatctagcagtccAATCTAGCtcataggggttagccttagtTATGCCCTTATTTTTAGAAGTAGGTTTGGATAATGATGTTATTGAAGATATGTTTTCAGTCTGCAGTATGTCCTCCTCATGCGTAGTCATCCATTAATAAATTCATTGGTTATGCATGTGTGTCAGTGTGTGGATGGAATGCTAACTGCGGAACCTATAATGACTGCATGTGCCGGAGTTTGAACTCCCAACTGGATGGAGCTAATGGCACTCATTTAGCTATTGGTCTGTTTAAATTGGGTTGAATCTCCAATAATAGTGAATTAAGAGTGGGAGGTAAAGCTAGTGGAAATCTTCAGTTTTGTAGTAGGTGTCGATCTTTGTTTTTCTTCCCTGTGGTATTTTTATTTTGAAGTGAATTTTTGTTAGAGGTAGAGGATCCGAGAAGAGCAAGAATCGTAATCAACTCACTGAAAATGACCTGGTCAATATATTTCCTCAATTCAGGCCAAACTACCCCTGGTGAGTACACCTGACCGGGTGTTACATATACTCCCGGCGGTGTTACATATACTCCCGGCGTTGTGTATTAACCCAAAAATGTTATTCATCCTCTGATCATATCAAACTGCCGAGATTAATACTCACTTTGCATCCAACGGATTaatgatcatcatcttcttccagtGGCATTTATGGATTAATAATACTCACCACTACTACAAACATACTAGTTGTTGCGTCCGTGCGTTGCACGGGCTTGGACTGGTTGTCCCAAGTTTTAGGTTAATTTTTTTTCCCGATATAATAGTGTCCATTGAAATGTTTGCCTGATAATTAAAGAGAAATTATGTCATAATGTGTTTTAGGAGTACATATCAAAGATTAGTCTTATATCGACACTAATTGGTTGTGCTTTGTTCCAAAATTATATTTAGGAACATTTTATAGAATAATTTAGGCCAGGTACCTGAATTGCAGGTAAGAAAAGTGATCAAATGTAGCATATCTTGTTGCTTAAACAATTTGCATTACTCGCTGTCACTGGTTAACATTAATTGGATTCAAATTCCACATGCAGCCAATAACTTACAACATGACTACATTTTATGCTTTTATCAAGTTGGATATACAGAGAAATAGAGAATGTCcaacttgcaattgaacaacacagatgaataacaattataatttGATGCTACACAATGAGAATACAAACATTCTTATCTTGGTAGTTTAGAGAAAAATAGTTTCATCAATATGCAGCCCTGCAGAAATGGAGATCAATTTAGTGCACTGCAAAAAGCTTGGTAGCATGTAAAAGTATTTTTGAACTGTGAAACGCTGAGTATTTAGTACTTTATAGACATTGCAGGGAGATCATATGACTGAATCGTTTGACTATTCAAATAGGTATTGTCGAATGTTATCGTACATTTGGCCTTAATGTCACTGTCACAAATCAGCAAGTCCCCATCCATCTCACATCTGAAGcaacatttcatgaacattaatttttttttaaacttcatTAGTTCAATGTATCCCTGAAAAAGCATAGGTGTGGCATGTAAACTGGACAGTAAGAAATTCATGGTTACAAACACCTGCTTATGCAATGATCTTATAACATTGCATGTCACTTCCAATCTCTTTATTCGGTAGCAAGATTGTACACCTCTCGTTTCAAATGAGAGTTATGATCAAATCCTTCAAGAAATTAAACAATAATAGTTGTCCATGTGGTATGCACACAAAAGTCGGGAATACATATGTTGGAAACATTTGTATGCCAAGAACCGCAATCAGTTGCATATCAAACATATTATAAGCTAAACCTCATTTCACAACAAAGATATTATAAGCTAAGTCTCATCTCATACGAGTTCAACATAAAGATGATTCTGATAGTATGGCATGAGTCCGTTGCATCTCAAAATCCAGATATTATATAATGTACCAGTAATAAAAGACTAAATGCATTTATGGGGATATATATCTCGATGAATATTGTAAATCCATTAGCATTCAATATAGTTGCAATCTTTGATCGCGAAAATGCTTGCCAAATATCGTAGCTGTAAGATAGAGACAATAAATCAAGTAATATTACCAACCTGATCCTAGGCTCTCTCATCACTGTTGTTTCCCCTGCCCATTATGCTATATGAGCTTGGAATCCTTTGGAATTCCTCGAGATAGATTTTcaatccaaaatattttcttaattatttttttattgataTCCTTGAGGTTATCCTTGGAGCTCACATGTTACGTCATAGTCATTGCACCAGAGTTTGCACGCTCTAGTTACATGTATCACATAACATATCACCGAAAAGGTTAATCAAAATGCATCGATCCATacaaattaccaaaaaaaaaaagaaacttttaAAAATGACAACTGATCTCAGTGAACCTTCTCCAAGGCTAACTTTTAGAAACCTATCAAGCTCCCTGTAGGGACACTATGCTATTAACACGGCTAGATTCAGGCAAACACTGAGAAGACATGAGAACTGAACTTGTTTTAGGAACCAACTAATGAAATCATCAACTAATTTGTttttgaaatgaaagatatgTCGTGTGATGCAAAGTGTTCTAGGCAAACCGCATCAAACAGAGATGTGTATATTAGCAGATTAAgcataacaaaaaacaaaatgaatattaagaaACTACAAATAAGACGCAATCTTACCAAGGAAGAACTCCAAACACTTTAAAAATCCCACATTGTATATTTAATTTGAGACCGAAATACTGGATTCACATTGAAAGTTAGGTTAAAAGTTTGAATTCTAGAGCTCATGGTCCCCGACCAATAAAAATTCAGGATTTTGAGATCTTTTCGGTATAACCCTAATCTCCAATTCTGCAGCCGATTTCCTTCTGCCTATCTTTGTTTTTTTTACAGCACCATGAAACGTTTGCTGCCGATTTCCCTCTGcctattcttcttcatttttacgGCACAAAGAAACGGACGCCTGctgcctttttttcttcttcttcatcatcttctttggtTTTTACAACAACATCCAAACCTGTTATGTAttccttttttggctttcttctttcttttcttttcaggaACATGCGTAGAGAACAAAGGAGCATCCCGATGCTTATAAGGGAGTGTAATAGCTTgattctattttctttttttgcattgattgatgattttttttctgaTGGTTGTTTTGTTTATTTGCAGATACAAGTTTTACTTTCTTATTGGTCGTTCTGTGTAACAACATAATCTTACTATGTCTATTATTATCGAATCAAAGGTCGCTATTATTAGCAGTAACGGGGTTTTGAGATTTTTCTATGTTTATAATCAAACCAAATATACGTTTCTCTATAGCTTTCTTAATTcaaaaaattggtcaaaaagaccaaaagcaagaatttctgggtgaaatagatttctaggtttagatactgtttatatagccaaaaatcagaaatatacTATTTAAATAACCAATTTGGTTATTTCAcccagaatattttttatgaattaattgGAACAGACCAATATGTCCCTATCTTCTTCAAATATTTACTGGGTTGGAGAAGAACAAAgtaatcaaataaaaatagagTACGTAATTCATTGCAGATCAAATAAAAACAgagtacacaaaaaaaaaaaacagaattaatTGCTCTGTTTTACGAATTAAAACAGAGCAAAAAACAGAATGcgtgaaacagagcaaaacagagTGCGTGAAACAGAGCAAAAAACAGAGTACGTGAAACAGAGTACGTAATCCATTGCAGATCCTTCATCTCTGCCTCATGCcaaccatcacctgcacatctgtAATGTCATCTCTTGCATCATTCCATTGCAATACCAACCAGTCCACCTGACACTTCACTAGAACCAGTTTCTCCATCATTAAAACAACACCACCAGTACCCATTAGCTCCATTACTGCCACCAGATCCAacaactgcagctgcaaccaaACTCCAGTACAAGCACCTCCAAGCCATTACATTTAACTGCAacaaaatcagtttcatatccTCGACATCACAACAATCTCATTTCAGCATCACCCCTGCAAAAACTTCATAACCAGCTGCAGCTCATCCTTTAGAGACAACTCGACACCCAAGCAATCCTTTTCCAACTGGAAGGACCTAGAGGAAATTAAAAGGAAATACAATCACCATTTAAGGAAGAAAAGAACATGTACAGAGGGGGTGCCCTCATTTCAGTTGCCCTCGATTGTAAAACATAAAATTGAAATATTGAAAGGACATAGGGCCATTTATTGAAATGGTGTTGACATTTCCTGTGTAATATGGCATGTGGGTAACGCATTAAGTAATCTAGTAATGAAAATCCAGGTATACCACGCTTCAAAAcgagatgaaactgatttcatccagcATATTCCGATGAAAATACAATTATATCATAGTCTATAActatatgaaactagttttcatcctgcatattttaacgaaaataaaattatattacagtttacaactagatgaaattggtttcatccttcgtattcttacgaaattaaggtatatcaatatgtaagttatatgaaactgggtttcatcctgcatattttgacaaaaaaacaaatatattaCAGTCCACaactagatgaaactggtttcaccaAGGGTATTCTGACGAAAATGGTATATCAATGAATAAActatatgaaactagttttcatcctgcatattttaacgaaaataaaattatattacagtttacaactagatgaaattggtttcatcccgAGTGTTCTTACGAAATTAAGGTATATCAATATGTAAGTTATATGAAACTgggtttcatcctgcatattttgacAAAAAACCAAATATATTACAGTCCACaactagatgaaactggtttcaccaAGGGTATTCTGATGAAAATTGAGGTATATCAATGTGTAAACAAATTTCATCCAaaccaaattcaatcaatttcagaCTAGATTTTACATAAGCTTAACCTAGATGAAACTAGTTACATACAAACAAAATTCAATGAATTTTAAACTGTATTTTACAAAACttaaaccaagatgaaaccagtttaatCCAAACCATTTTCAATCATGTTTTAAGCTAGATttacacaagaagaaaaaaaaagaatgaaatttCACTCATAAAAATGATTCATTTCAGAAAATTAAGGTAGTTAACATCAATTCGCGTGAAATTGATGAGTTCTgataataaaatcatgaaaaagaatTAGGATCGAGAAACTTACCAGTGAAATTGATGgaagagaaaaccctaattttggtttgaatgaatttGAGAACTCTCCATTTAATTAGGGTTTGCCGGTGTTtgacgatgatgttgatgtttgcggtggaggaaggtggtggtgttggttgtagTTGTTGTAGATGTTGGTGGTTGTAGTATTGTTGATGGTTGCGGTGgtggaggaaggtggtggtgttggttgtagTTTGATGTAGAtgctgatggtggtggttgtagtattgtcgatggtggtggtggtggtagatgtggttatagttgatgatggtggtggtggagaaagaGAATATCGATAGCAGAAGAATAACTCAATGGATTAGGTGGAGAGCAGTTGAAGATGGGTTTTGGAAAtaattggtggtggtgctggtggtggtgatgaaatttttttgaagaGAGAGTTTGATTTTCcacggtggtgatggcggagatgGAGAAGAGCTTGTTTTACACTTTTTTCAGATCTGATTTGTGTTTGAGCGAAGAAGACGAGAAGAAATGATTCTTTTGGTcatttgaagaagatgaagaagggcaGTAACGTCTCTTCCCATTAAAAGATTCTTTTGGTCATTTAACCCAGAAAACATACATTTTTGGCTATATAGTCCATTTTCTGTTCTTAATTTTACGTTTGTGTTTGTTTTGTCCAGTGACAGTTCTACGTTAAAAGGCTGTATTGTCAATGTTCACCGTGAAATTTGTAGGTATGGTGGAATTTAGAAGCTGCTGTTGTACATGTTTGTAGACGCTTTGGTCTTTGACAAAGGGACATAAAGATAATGACGAGCAGTAGGAAGCAATTAAGATCACGACGGAGGAGCTCACGCCTACTCACTGACTCATAATCAACTAATGGATGCACTCGCATTCCCATCTACAACGTAGTCTCCAGGCATCACTAACCGGGTAATGGATGCACTCGCATTCCCATCTACAACGTAGTCTCCAGGCATCACTAACCGGGAGGTGCAATTGTGGAGAGCTCGAAAGAGCTGGATTATAATTGGAGGTACCAAAATTATAGTTAAAATTATGCATTCATTAAGCAGCCATAAACTGTGATTCAACGTCCCTCTTCaaatgatttattattttttattaaatttCCAGAATCGTAGTGCAAATGAGACTCTACGTATCGCTAGCTACGTACCGAATCATAAGGGTATCGCAATACTGAAATAGGTGACCGTGTATCTCAAACTATGAATCCACTAAATTTCCAGGTGAGCAACCATTACAGAAACTAAATTTCCAAGcattattttttataattatatttAATATAACAATCATTAGGAACTCGAGTACACTCACATTTGAATATGTTGCAGCTGAACCGCATAATTGGACACTGAATTAGGCACAAGCTTGAAGCGGTGGCGAATAGAGAAGCATCATTCCAGGTTTGAAAATTTACATTAGAGACTGTGATTATCCATTGTTATTTTAGGCTACAGATGCGTAGTGCAAGTCAAACGGTCTGACAACGTAAGGAATCGGAAGAGGCAAATGCACAGGGAAGTATTCAATCAATCAACCAGGAActgaataattttttattttttttgtgaagATTTATATGTGGTTAATAATAGCAATTCCAGTATACTTGCTTTTCAATTATTATTTGAGGTGCAATGAAGTTTTTTCTACAGAGAGTTTGGATTTAGACCCTTTAGATCATGTTAATGTGGCTATTAAGAAGGTCTGCAAAGGATAATTACCTTTGGCAGGGGCACTGAGAACCCGTGGGCTATCCCCTGAAGAAAATTTTGACGGTATCAGCTCCATTGAACTTCCTTGGCACAACACACAAAAGGTAATTAATTAGGAATAAGTCTGAATATGTATCCTCAATCATAATTTCAACGGTATTTGGTTCTTTTTTGTAACTGCCTGAACAATCATGATCATACATTTTGAAAGTAATGGAGCAAAAAATGGGAGAGATAGGAGTAATAACACAGACTTTTCATTCAATGTTTCTAAAGCAGGTTAAGAACGGAGATGGCTAATacaagaattttcatcaaatgatTTCTAAAGCAAAATGAACTTTAAAAGCGAGGTGAAAAGTACTTTCCCCAAGGACAACATTGCATTTTTTTATTATGATTTGGAATAATATGATAACCACTATTGCTTGCAGCTAAACAAGGGATAGACATGTCTTGCAAAAAGAGAATATACTAGAACACCGCTTCCACGGTCAACCCCTTTGTTTGTGGGCTGAAATATTACATCTGTTGGGTAGTCTGTGAGGAACTCTAtctaaccatcttcttcttcgtcgtcCAGTTAGCAACCAGTTTGGGTGACTCAGTCTTATAACTTCCCACCGATTTGATTTGCAGTATACATTAATCATTTAATCTTTGATTTCATTAAGTAGAATCTTTGATTAAATGTATTGCAAATCAGATCGGCTGAGTTAGACCAAAAGCTGAGAGACAATCTTAAAATCAGTGAATATTGGATTATCACTGGGTTGGTTATGGTGAGTAGAATTGGTGTAAAGCTTTTGGCAAATTAAAAAAGTCCATCAACAATTTACTAACGATCTTTGGTTAGTCAACGATCCAAACGCATCAACGGCATGTTTTACGACCCAGATCCTAATATGCCCAAAAACATACGACTTTCTTACAAAATATCTCATAAACAAATTacgcatacgcttgattcccaaattcagcaCCAAATAACCTGCATagattcaatccttaaaaatgcaacAGCTGTTGACATTAGAATAACAAAGCTCATACTCCCCCTAAaagtgagataggtagatttgcaatcctcacgtctttgttatacaaaatcatatgatatgttactcccccgaGCATAACAGAACCCCATGATTTTTCTCTTTCACGGATTTTGTCCCATTCACATGTGAGGTTGTCCACTTTTCTTCTCCTCGGAACACGAACAACAAGAAATCAAAGAGATGATTAGAGACTAATCAAGGTGGGACataaacagtaccaaaaataaatcaaaatatttCTTGATTCCAATCAATTTTTAGCGTAGATTTAATATATCCAAAATTGAAATCACAAAACAGGGCAGatgccaaaaataaaattaaaatttaggggaaaaaaaaaaatatttatgggACAAAACAGATCCAATTTATCTGATTTAATTCTAGCAATTTCCATATTAGCTTGACGTTGATCCGcgtagaaaaagagaaaaaaaaaatcaatcaatccgGTATAGCTCCGTGGTATAGCATCatgcatgataacgttttgcagTGGATGAGAAAGATAAAGAGAcacaaagagaagaagaattcCATTCCTTAGAGTTAGTATATGTTATATCAtttatatacaataggaataAGGCCCTAGCTACTATTGGgacgcacatccatgggctaaAGTCCTAcaacatattttttttatttttttattataaaaagtaaattacaaagACTTTTGCATCGAGggtctccttttctagttccgccttcttggaatttgcaaatctgcgaggaaaaggtaaaggaggaacataagtagaaaccgaagtttacatgggatgatggatcgaccatgtagcgcccagatgcttgagtgaacaaaataccaaagtctcttgaagaccagttggtgaaaagatgattaaatgctggtttaatcatttattcaaacaataTTCGTCTGactaggtgataaaacctaataaattatgaagagatgaaggaccgatcaaggggtcatgaaacccgaccctggttggtcacgggaccgtgtgacgatcgttttatgaagttccaaaattttttggaagagtttgaacctaatatggccaaattagttcaaatgatgaaagtatgtgggaccggcctcttgcaagccaaagagccaaccgtGGTCGGTCAAGGTGATACACTCGCGtcgccaaagtgttcgtgtcttagtcctgagaattttgatattttctgatgtgtgtttgagcaatattttgagaaaatatgaagaaatcaaggatttgattttgctgaaactgaggaaacttcataagatgaaggaaataataataataaattaaggaatcatgaagtgtgggaccggctatggccaaggcaaggccggccggccaaagagcccggtcccatggcactttttctaattttatattatttttcatgattttagggaaatatcatgaaatcaaggagtttgttgaaaccaaagagttttgttgaaatcaaagagtttcctTGAAGcggaggagtttccatgagatgaaggaaacaaataata comes from Papaver somniferum cultivar HN1 chromosome 7, ASM357369v1, whole genome shotgun sequence and encodes:
- the LOC113296917 gene encoding FACT complex subunit SPT16-like yields the protein MEVVTRPIESQYFLEARKEAIERYPGTSAVEAEVECMLTQARLALDLQRRNERRIFIAIWPEKYNALSENKDLQMDEEANIITLTGLRIFPDVGEQGGETTVGTLEVHANGFFYKTSNPDFHFQFLYRGVNKAFFQVEDEKRLPLLHFHLYDPIKVGAEMRQNIQLHLVQTPMGQRNDSGKFEDEKQGLVVKI